The following coding sequences lie in one Capnocytophaga stomatis genomic window:
- the tpiA gene encoding triose-phosphate isomerase gives MRKKIVAGNWKMNNDLKKSTELIADLLKKLPKTEAEVMVAPTFVNLIPAMEAAKGSAVEVIAQNMHFAENGAYTGEISAEMLKSVGVKTVILGHSERRAYFNETDESLAKKADTALKHNIRMVFCIGEELADRKANNHFKVVENQIKNGLFHLPADAWKNIVLAYEPVWAIGTGETASPEQAQGMHAFIRKTLADKYGKEVADSVSILYGGSVKPDNAKEIFAKADVDGGLIGGASLKADDFIAIINGI, from the coding sequence ATGAGAAAAAAAATTGTAGCAGGAAATTGGAAAATGAACAATGACCTGAAAAAGTCAACAGAATTAATTGCTGATTTATTAAAAAAATTACCTAAAACAGAAGCCGAGGTAATGGTGGCGCCTACTTTTGTAAATTTAATTCCGGCAATGGAAGCTGCAAAAGGAAGTGCTGTTGAAGTTATCGCTCAAAATATGCATTTTGCTGAAAATGGAGCTTATACAGGTGAAATTTCGGCTGAAATGTTAAAAAGTGTAGGCGTAAAAACGGTAATTTTAGGGCATTCTGAGCGTCGTGCTTACTTCAACGAAACTGACGAGTCACTTGCTAAAAAAGCAGACACAGCTTTGAAACACAACATCCGAATGGTATTTTGCATCGGAGAAGAGTTGGCTGACAGGAAAGCTAATAATCACTTCAAAGTAGTTGAAAATCAAATTAAAAACGGATTGTTCCACTTGCCTGCCGATGCTTGGAAAAACATCGTTTTGGCGTACGAGCCTGTTTGGGCAATCGGTACGGGAGAAACGGCTTCCCCTGAACAAGCTCAGGGAATGCACGCCTTTATCCGCAAAACACTTGCAGACAAATACGGAAAAGAAGTAGCTGACAGTGTTTCAATTCTTTATGGAGGAAGCGTAAAACCTGATAATGCCAAAGAAATTTTTGCAAAAGCAGATGTAGATGGCGGACTTATCGGTGGAGCATCACTCAAAGCCGATGACTTTATTGCAATTATTAACGGAATTTAA
- a CDS encoding suppressor of fused domain protein — translation MKKVLQKFLDTLLREATPIMGSLNKGVTDAEIRTFEQEMNVKLPEEVKELYKTFNGQKMKEESSVSFLNSQYFIPLEEVKKTQNEWLERLNSSVENWQSFEFDKEEAEDFGWYKRIKNQLFNPKWIPFLADDVSYVFIDLDPDEKGKEGQVVEFVLDTENVEHSFVELMNDSLKDWFKDLIEEFGNEELSYDKDIKTLTFQSECADEIMNNIFAPTPDYVSEGGSNVYSYGKENSSDFVFPDRTCVYMDEICEHFKKYIGEPESVFHEIMSEYVHIDVHWIKPTEERPYHVLFTTGMSDYPMYLPKELENPNEFSHAELMVYLPKDWKIDENSFDDDNYWPIYFLKMIARFPHQYKTWMAEGHTIPNGLEAEPIANTNFGCILLMPPYLSAPQDFLKLQTKDETTINFYCILPLYVEEMDLKLEEGVDALLDLFDEYQISEVVDIDRENVAV, via the coding sequence ATGAAAAAAGTTCTGCAGAAATTTTTGGATACCCTTCTTCGTGAAGCAACTCCCATAATGGGAAGCTTGAATAAAGGAGTAACCGATGCTGAGATAAGAACTTTTGAACAAGAAATGAATGTGAAGCTCCCAGAGGAAGTTAAAGAACTTTATAAAACTTTCAATGGGCAAAAAATGAAGGAGGAAAGTTCTGTTAGTTTTCTTAATAGTCAGTATTTTATCCCACTTGAAGAAGTAAAAAAGACACAAAACGAATGGCTTGAAAGGCTGAATTCCTCAGTTGAAAATTGGCAATCATTTGAATTTGATAAGGAAGAAGCAGAGGATTTTGGTTGGTACAAAAGAATTAAAAATCAGCTTTTTAATCCAAAGTGGATTCCTTTTTTAGCAGATGATGTGAGTTATGTTTTCATAGACCTTGACCCAGATGAAAAAGGGAAAGAAGGTCAGGTGGTGGAATTTGTATTGGACACGGAAAATGTGGAACATTCGTTTGTTGAACTAATGAATGACTCCTTGAAAGATTGGTTTAAGGATTTGATAGAAGAATTTGGAAATGAGGAACTTTCATACGATAAAGATATCAAAACTTTGACTTTTCAGAGTGAATGTGCTGATGAAATAATGAACAACATTTTTGCTCCAACTCCTGATTATGTGTCAGAAGGAGGTTCAAATGTGTACAGTTATGGCAAAGAAAACAGCAGTGATTTTGTATTTCCTGATCGCACTTGTGTGTATATGGATGAAATTTGTGAACACTTTAAGAAATACATAGGTGAGCCGGAAAGTGTTTTTCACGAAATTATGTCGGAATACGTACATATCGACGTACATTGGATTAAACCTACTGAAGAACGTCCATATCACGTACTTTTTACAACAGGAATGAGCGATTACCCGATGTATCTTCCTAAAGAATTAGAAAATCCGAACGAATTTAGCCACGCTGAATTAATGGTTTATCTTCCAAAGGATTGGAAAATAGATGAAAATAGTTTTGATGACGACAATTATTGGCCCATTTATTTTTTAAAAATGATTGCTCGTTTTCCGCATCAGTACAAAACGTGGATGGCAGAGGGGCATACAATACCCAATGGTCTTGAGGCTGAACCTATTGCCAATACTAATTTTGGTTGTATTTTGCTGATGCCTCCTTATTTGTCTGCTCCACAGGATTTTCTGAAATTGCAAACCAAAGATGAAACGACAATCAATTTCTATTGTATTTTGCCTCTTTATGTGGAGGAAATGGATTTGAAATTGGAAGAAGGTGTTGATGCTTTATTGGACTTATTCGATGAATACCAAATTAGTGAAGTTGTTGATATTGACAGGGAAAATGTAGCTGTTTAA
- a CDS encoding membrane or secreted protein: MKLVLLTIGILALCFAGIAIKIWAKKEGKFAGTCASQNPHLNKTGEPCGFCGKMPDEQDCKK, translated from the coding sequence ATGAAATTAGTATTATTAACTATCGGAATTTTAGCTTTGTGTTTTGCGGGCATTGCTATCAAAATTTGGGCTAAAAAGGAAGGAAAATTCGCAGGAACTTGTGCCAGCCAAAATCCGCATTTGAATAAAACGGGCGAGCCTTGCGGTTTCTGCGGAAAAATGCCTGATGAGCAAGATTGTAAGAAATAA
- a CDS encoding RNA polymerase sigma factor, whose protein sequence is MSNQSVLSEKIKEAKEGNQKAFSYLLDVFWTDVYNFQQKRIGDENDVEDVVIQTFAKAFDKIDTYSEEFSFKTWLIAISKNVHIDMIRSQQRKFTQSSSSEEKEAKTIVDESPTAEDSLIMEQNLNRLLLCIKQLKEPYRTVIQLRYLQEKSYKEIAEITNMSHSNVKVTLLRAKRTLSEILKKQ, encoded by the coding sequence TTGAGCAATCAGAGCGTATTATCCGAAAAAATTAAGGAAGCAAAAGAAGGTAACCAAAAGGCTTTCAGCTACTTGCTTGACGTTTTTTGGACAGATGTTTACAACTTTCAGCAAAAACGCATCGGTGATGAAAACGATGTGGAAGACGTTGTTATCCAGACGTTTGCCAAAGCTTTCGACAAAATCGATACGTACAGCGAGGAGTTTTCTTTCAAAACGTGGCTCATTGCCATTTCCAAAAATGTTCATATTGATATGATTAGAAGCCAACAGCGGAAATTTACACAATCATCATCCTCGGAAGAAAAAGAGGCTAAAACAATTGTAGATGAATCACCCACCGCTGAGGACAGCCTGATTATGGAACAAAATCTGAACAGATTACTGCTGTGTATCAAACAATTAAAAGAACCTTATCGCACTGTGATACAACTCAGATATCTGCAAGAAAAATCTTACAAGGAAATTGCCGAAATTACCAATATGTCACACAGTAATGTGAAAGTAACTTTACTTAGGGCAAAGAGAACTCTTTCCGAAATATTGAAAAAACAATAA
- the hemE gene encoding uroporphyrinogen decarboxylase produces MLQNDLFLKALNGETVERPPVWMMRQAGRYLPEFRALRDKYDFFTRCRVPELAAEITVQPIDIVGTDAAILFSDILVVPQAMNIEVEMKSGVGPWLPNPVRSAKDVENVIVPDIHETLGYVMEGIKLTKQMLAGRVPLIGFAGSPWTIFCYVVEGKGSRDFNIAKELCFTDSQTAHKLLQKITDTTILYLKEKVKAGVDAVQIFDSWGGVLSPVDYQEFSWKYINQIVEALAPLTKVIVFGKGCWFALPEMAKSKASALGVDWTCTPQRARELTGGKITLQGNFDPSRLLSPPSEIKKMVHKMIDDFGKDRYVVNLGHGILPNIPVENAKAFVEAVKSYKSF; encoded by the coding sequence ATGCTACAAAACGATTTATTTTTAAAAGCCTTGAATGGCGAAACTGTGGAGCGTCCGCCGGTATGGATGATGCGTCAGGCGGGTAGGTACTTGCCGGAATTCAGAGCTTTACGTGATAAGTATGATTTCTTCACACGTTGCCGAGTACCTGAATTAGCCGCAGAAATCACTGTTCAACCTATTGATATTGTGGGAACTGATGCTGCTATTTTGTTTTCTGATATTTTGGTAGTTCCGCAAGCGATGAATATTGAAGTGGAAATGAAATCGGGGGTAGGTCCTTGGCTTCCAAATCCTGTTCGTTCTGCCAAAGATGTTGAAAATGTAATAGTTCCTGATATTCACGAGACTTTGGGTTATGTGATGGAAGGCATCAAGCTCACCAAACAAATGCTTGCCGGGCGTGTACCGCTTATCGGATTTGCAGGCTCTCCGTGGACGATTTTCTGCTATGTCGTAGAGGGAAAGGGCTCACGCGACTTCAACATTGCCAAGGAGTTATGTTTTACAGATTCACAAACAGCACATAAATTATTACAAAAAATTACGGATACAACCATTTTGTATCTGAAAGAAAAGGTTAAAGCAGGAGTAGATGCCGTGCAAATTTTTGACAGCTGGGGGGGAGTGCTTTCACCTGTTGATTATCAGGAGTTTTCTTGGAAATATATCAATCAAATTGTGGAAGCATTAGCACCACTTACCAAAGTAATTGTTTTCGGGAAAGGATGTTGGTTTGCACTCCCTGAAATGGCAAAATCCAAAGCGTCTGCACTTGGTGTGGACTGGACGTGTACACCGCAAAGAGCTCGCGAACTAACCGGAGGTAAAATTACTTTGCAGGGGAATTTTGACCCTTCACGATTGCTTTCTCCGCCTTCGGAAATCAAAAAAATGGTACATAAAATGATTGATGATTTTGGAAAAGATAGGTATGTAGTCAATTTGGGACATGGAATTTTGCCAAATATTCCCGTTGAAAACGCCAAAGCCTTTGTTGAGGCGGTGAAAAGTTATAAATCTTTTTAA